A region from the Benincasa hispida cultivar B227 chromosome 8, ASM972705v1, whole genome shotgun sequence genome encodes:
- the LOC120082750 gene encoding O-glucosyltransferase rumi homolog has translation MAPPPRPSSSRSPSHLLPSVFAISFLSLTFLLCYKVDDFAAQTKTVAGHNLDPTPWHLFPPKTFSDETRHARTVKIIHCSYLACRYVTNNATKFPLHSAVSAPKCPEFFRWVHHDLDPWARTRISMTHLDEAQKFAAFRVVIVEGRLYVDMYYACVQSRAIFTIWGLVQLLRRFPGMVPDVDMMFDCMDKPSINRTENKDMPLPLFRYCTTEAHFDIPFPDWSFWGWPEVNLRSWREEFEDIKKGSKNLSWSDKYPRAYWKGNPDVDSPARTELLNCNHSRKWGAQIMRQDWEQEAKAGFEQSKLSNQCNHRYKIYAEGFAWSVSLKYILSCGSMSLIISPQYEDFFSRGLDPLKNYWPIPFTNMCESIKHAVDWGNTHLPEAEVIGRQAQNFMESLNMDTVYSYMFHLITEYSKLLDFRPTPPPSALEVCADSLLCIADEKQRQFLEKSAASVSSVPPCSLNRAGSDIIYSWLQQKERRKAM, from the exons ATGGCTCCGCCGCCTAGACCTTCCTCTTCCCGCTCCCCCTCCCACCTCCTCCCCTCCGTCTTCGCCATCTCCTTCCTCTCCCTCACTTTCCTCCTTTGTTACAAG GTGGATGACTTCGCTGCTCAAACCAAGACTGTAGCTGGCCACAACTTGGATCCAACCCCATGGCATTTGTTCCCTCCCAAGACCTTCAGCGATGAGACTCGCCATGCCAGAACCGTTAAAATCATCCACTGTTCTTACCTTGCTTGCCGCTATGTCACCAACAATGCTACTAAATTCCCTTTGCATTCCGCTGTTTCAGCTCCCAAATGCCCTGAATTCTTCCGGTGGGTTCATCACGATCTGGATCCATGGGCTCGGACCCGAATCTCGATGACCCACTTGGATGAAGCTCAGAAATTTGCGGCGTTTCGTGTTGTGATCGTGGAAGGTAGGCTTTATGTTGATATGTACTATGCTTGTGTGCAGAGCAGGGCGATTTTCACGATCTGGGGTTTGGTTCAATTGCTTAGAAGATTCCCTGGAATGGTGCCGGATGTGGATATGATGTTTGATTGTATGGACAAACCGAGTATCAATCGGACTGAGAACAAGGACATGCCGTTGCCTCTGTTTCGGTATTGCACGACTGAGGCTCATTTTGACATTCCTTTTCCCGATTGGTCTTTCTGGGGATG GCCAGAAGTGAACTTAAGATCATGGAGGGAAGAGTTTGAAGATATCAAGAAAGGCTCGAAAAACTTAAGTTGGTCGGACAAGTACCCTCGAGCTTATTGGAAGGGAAATCCAGATGTTGATTCCCCTGCTCGTACAGAGTTGCTGAATTGCAATCACTCAAGAAAGTGGGGTGCTCAGATCATGCGTCAG GACTGGGAACAAGAAGCAAAAGCTGGTTTTGAGCAATCCAAGCTATCCAACCAATGCAACCACCG GTATAAGATCTATGCTGAAGGGTTTGCTTGGTCTGTGAGCTTGAAGTACATTCTTTCCTGTGGTTCAATGTCTTTGATTATTTCACCTCAATATGAAGATTTCTTCAGCCGTGGTCTTGatcctttgaagaactattggCCCATCCCCTTCACTAACATGTGTGAGTCTATTAAGCATGCTGTTGACTGGGGAAATACTCATTTGCCTGAG GCCGAGGTTATAGGACGACAGGCACAGAATTTCATGGAGAGCTTGAACATGGACACAGTCTATTCTTACATGTTTCACCTCATCACAGAGTATTCAAAGCTTCTGGACTTCAGGCCAACCCCGCCCCCATCGGCCTTAGAAGTATGTGCTGATTCCTTGCTTTGCATAGCCGACGAGAAGCAGAGGCAGTTCCTCGAGAAGTCGGCTGCCTCGGTTTCTTCAGTCCCTCCATGCTCGCTCAACCGTGCTGGTAGCGATATCATTTACAGTTGGTTGCAGCAAAAAGAGAGGAGGAAGGCGATGTAG